One window of the Thermodesulfobacteriota bacterium genome contains the following:
- a CDS encoding DUF2284 domain-containing protein — MEKRHPVDKLIQHAINLGVSDAKIVSVEAISVEDHLAKMCEEPRCDGYGQTINCPPHVMKPDRFREYIGQYKLALVFKLDVPTEILLTDDRLDVARIIHETAATIEQFAINDGHTNSKGLAAGSCKRIFCSGYDECCALNEGVYCRFPDLARPSLSGLGVNFFKLSKVLGWQISKITKDSNPDDVPMGMMAGMVLIG; from the coding sequence ATGGAGAAAAGACATCCTGTAGACAAGCTGATTCAACATGCCATCAATCTTGGGGTCAGTGACGCTAAGATTGTATCTGTTGAAGCGATTTCTGTCGAAGACCATCTTGCAAAAATGTGTGAAGAACCACGATGTGATGGCTATGGACAGACAATAAACTGTCCGCCTCATGTTATGAAGCCTGATAGGTTCAGAGAATATATTGGACAGTATAAGCTTGCCCTGGTCTTTAAGCTCGATGTCCCCACAGAGATACTTCTTACCGATGACCGGCTTGATGTAGCCAGAATTATTCATGAAACTGCTGCAACTATTGAGCAGTTTGCAATAAATGACGGACATACAAACTCAAAAGGGCTTGCCGCAGGTTCTTGCAAGCGAATTTTTTGTAGCGGATATGATGAATGCTGTGCTTTAAATGAGGGCGTTTATTGCAGGTTTCCTGACCTGGCAAGGCCATCCCTGTCGGGGTTAGGAGTGAACTTCTTTAAACTGAGTAAGGTGCTAGGCTGGCAGATAAGCAAAATCACAAAAGACAGCAATCCGGATGATGTCCCCATGGGAATGATGGCAGGGATGGTTTTGATAGGGTAG